From one Bdellovibrionota bacterium genomic stretch:
- a CDS encoding DUF6580 family putative transport protein, which translates to MLSLLMIGLCVVLRVIPHPANFAPVGATAVFAGRTLSPMRALGILFGLMLLSDALLAFIYDYPVMTLATPFVYGGFAIQMLCGRWLRSQRGGALAATFFGSVLFFLISNLGVWVDGHLYAWTFSGLVSCYAAALPFFRNTLLGDLFWIVALTFSYEWIAALVRRVNQRHGVEIESLGSL; encoded by the coding sequence ATGCTTTCCTTATTGATGATCGGATTATGTGTTGTGTTGCGCGTGATTCCGCACCCGGCGAATTTCGCCCCCGTGGGTGCGACAGCTGTCTTTGCCGGCCGAACCTTGTCGCCGATGCGTGCGCTGGGAATTCTTTTCGGGCTGATGCTGTTGAGTGACGCACTCCTTGCTTTCATTTATGACTACCCTGTCATGACATTGGCAACACCGTTCGTGTACGGTGGCTTTGCGATTCAGATGCTGTGTGGTCGATGGCTGAGGTCGCAACGGGGCGGCGCACTGGCGGCCACGTTTTTCGGTTCGGTCCTTTTCTTTCTGATTTCCAATTTGGGTGTCTGGGTGGATGGACACCTTTACGCTTGGACGTTCTCGGGGCTCGTATCCTGTTACGCCGCCGCCCTTCCCTTCTTCCGCAACACGCTTCTGGGGGACCTGTTTTGGATCGTAGCGCTTACATTCTCCTATGAATGGATTGCGGCTTTAGTACGACGTGTGAATCAACGCCACGGCGTCGAGATCGAATCCCTCGGTTCCCTCTAA
- a CDS encoding LemA family protein yields the protein MFKGKIGFIAAIGIGVVLLLLLAVGIGGFSLYNRLVALNEQTNNAWSQVQNQYQRRFDLIPNLVETVKGYASHERETLQRVTEARARVGQLTLSPDILKNPQAFQMFEKAQGELTSALTRLMAVVENYPNLKANENFLQLQAQLEGTENRIAVERMRFNDAVREYNVAVRTLPTMWIARFAGFGPKSYFEATGAAQTTVPAVKF from the coding sequence ATGTTCAAAGGAAAAATCGGATTCATTGCCGCCATCGGGATCGGCGTTGTTCTGCTCCTCCTTCTGGCCGTCGGAATCGGAGGATTTTCTCTTTACAACCGCCTGGTGGCCTTAAACGAACAGACGAACAATGCCTGGTCCCAAGTGCAGAACCAATATCAACGAAGGTTCGATCTCATACCGAATCTGGTTGAAACCGTGAAAGGGTATGCTTCGCACGAAAGGGAGACGCTCCAAAGGGTAACCGAGGCTCGCGCAAGAGTGGGGCAATTGACGCTTTCACCCGATATTTTGAAGAATCCCCAAGCTTTTCAAATGTTCGAGAAGGCACAAGGGGAATTGACCTCTGCGTTGACCCGCTTGATGGCCGTCGTGGAGAACTATCCCAATCTTAAAGCCAACGAGAATTTCCTTCAGCTTCAGGCCCAACTGGAGGGAACCGAAAATCGCATCGCCGTGGAACGAATGCGCTTCAACGACGCCGTTCGGGAATACAATGTGGCCGTTCGAACGCTACCGACGATGTGGATCGCCCGGTTCGCCGGCTTCGGTCCGAAATCATATTTTGAGGCTACGGGAGCCGCCCAGA